The following are from one region of the Maribacter aquivivus genome:
- a CDS encoding DUF6923 family protein, translating into MEKKYFKNILLNSIAVFIIALFGWNLNAQAEPFNCDFNAYLFQYNDIYALDLASGSSYLVAENITPGNVNGVGYNPTDGYLWGYLSTPSSTIVRIGKNYTVDQYTIPELPTGNKYVGDISPEGIYYFKAGGSSYFKVDINPDSPTYLEYLGAFELSQSLSIADWAFNAADGNLYTVEGRSRILYKIDPNTGKVYNLGEVPILEGLSYTFGAVYFDVDGNFYISANQTGSVYKIEQVQSISDGNMNSNIFAFGPAASSNDGARCPTAPVPQEDCMNGIDDDGDGLVDCDDPSCSGVAACPVIVTTSSANKGGLESNDRLANLISKRNFNRAKTNYVFDKLNAKKIVKNAFYGLSSKTDVNTIPLNSLVPLGVVGETSTIESSPSDLLDLTNASDIYSVDYLNGSENLGSLMVIKTDNKVYEHSKFICDRFLGAQLLSVSNIQLREKDFIKSIIKQPDGSLEFALTFSARVNADENFTIESHWNIDAYAGDTAYYNFQIWSNSVDDLLLLADEILNLLEVNAAITQYNGSTPPPVFVKSASYKNGEVLLNLVNNNNSQSINLEGGLKLTETSDTEVLGVTADIDGYLDSVALKTGTLFDLGFRISAGLGATPDDLFVADAPWGLDDSAEETTVATYEVLPADGPYVGEGYPIERNIKLQGSTSNYLGVYRALSPRFTAVDLSDYGKVSFEAKGTGNLDVQLIKGDGSIFKTTISLESDMDEYILSATDFKNDSDAGIDFSDIKVLSFNLVAENGYAEEKSMELQNIDFHNRELGQEFVDSDLNKSIVYPNPMIESTSLYFYEENADTYELDIYSLSGKLLGNHHMEGESIVGQNEITIERKDLSPGLYLYKLQNSNEKTWSGRLLVR; encoded by the coding sequence ATGGAAAAAAAATACTTTAAAAACATATTGTTAAACTCAATTGCTGTATTTATTATAGCTCTTTTTGGTTGGAATCTGAACGCTCAGGCAGAACCCTTCAATTGTGATTTTAACGCTTACCTTTTTCAATATAATGATATTTATGCATTAGATCTTGCGTCAGGTAGTTCGTATTTAGTAGCCGAGAATATAACTCCGGGTAATGTTAATGGTGTAGGTTATAACCCAACAGACGGATATTTATGGGGATATTTATCGACCCCATCTAGTACCATAGTTAGAATCGGAAAAAACTACACTGTAGATCAGTATACTATACCAGAATTGCCAACAGGTAATAAATATGTAGGTGATATTTCTCCTGAAGGTATATATTATTTTAAAGCAGGAGGTTCCTCATATTTTAAGGTTGATATAAATCCTGATTCACCAACTTATCTTGAGTATTTAGGCGCTTTTGAATTAAGTCAGAGTTTGTCAATAGCAGATTGGGCTTTTAATGCTGCTGACGGCAATTTGTATACTGTTGAAGGTAGAAGTAGAATTTTGTATAAAATTGATCCTAATACAGGTAAAGTTTACAACTTAGGTGAAGTACCTATTCTAGAAGGGTTAAGCTATACTTTTGGCGCAGTCTATTTTGATGTTGATGGTAACTTCTATATTTCTGCCAACCAAACAGGTTCGGTTTATAAAATTGAGCAAGTCCAAAGTATATCGGACGGAAACATGAATTCAAATATTTTTGCATTTGGTCCTGCAGCATCTAGTAATGACGGTGCCCGTTGCCCCACAGCACCTGTACCGCAAGAAGATTGTATGAATGGTATAGATGATGATGGTGACGGATTAGTAGATTGCGATGATCCTTCATGTTCTGGTGTTGCTGCTTGCCCAGTAATAGTTACTACTTCTAGTGCTAATAAAGGCGGATTAGAAAGTAACGATAGGTTAGCGAATTTAATTAGTAAAAGAAACTTTAATAGAGCAAAAACGAACTATGTATTTGATAAGTTAAATGCGAAGAAAATAGTTAAAAATGCTTTTTACGGTCTTAGTTCTAAAACAGATGTCAACACTATTCCTTTAAATAGCCTAGTGCCATTGGGTGTTGTAGGTGAGACAAGTACAATAGAGTCATCACCTAGCGATTTATTAGATTTAACAAATGCATCAGATATCTATTCGGTAGATTATTTAAACGGTTCTGAAAATTTAGGTTCCTTAATGGTCATTAAAACAGATAACAAGGTATATGAGCACAGTAAGTTTATCTGCGATCGTTTTCTAGGGGCACAATTATTATCGGTTTCAAATATTCAGTTACGAGAAAAAGATTTTATCAAGTCAATTATTAAACAACCAGACGGTAGTCTTGAATTTGCCTTAACTTTTTCAGCTAGGGTAAATGCTGACGAAAATTTCACCATAGAATCGCATTGGAATATTGATGCATATGCGGGCGATACAGCCTATTATAATTTTCAGATATGGTCAAATTCAGTAGATGACTTATTATTGCTAGCGGATGAAATTTTAAATCTTTTAGAAGTTAATGCAGCTATTACACAGTATAATGGGTCAACGCCTCCGCCAGTATTCGTGAAGTCTGCTAGCTATAAGAATGGAGAAGTTTTATTGAATTTAGTGAATAATAACAACTCTCAAAGTATTAATCTAGAAGGAGGTTTGAAACTTACTGAAACTAGCGATACTGAGGTATTGGGAGTAACCGCAGATATAGATGGCTATTTAGATTCTGTAGCTTTAAAAACAGGAACCTTGTTCGATTTAGGTTTTAGAATAAGTGCCGGTTTAGGAGCAACACCAGATGATCTTTTTGTTGCCGATGCGCCATGGGGTTTAGATGACTCTGCCGAAGAAACCACAGTAGCTACTTATGAAGTGTTACCAGCGGATGGACCGTATGTTGGTGAAGGGTATCCTATAGAAAGAAATATAAAATTACAAGGTTCAACTAGTAATTATTTAGGCGTGTACCGTGCTTTGAGTCCTAGGTTTACCGCTGTTGATTTAAGTGATTATGGTAAGGTGAGTTTTGAGGCAAAAGGAACAGGTAATTTAGATGTACAGTTGATAAAGGGTGATGGCTCAATTTTTAAAACTACTATCAGTTTAGAAAGTGATATGGATGAATATATCTTATCTGCAACCGATTTTAAAAATGACTCAGATGCAGGTATTGATTTCTCTGATATAAAAGTACTTTCTTTTAATCTGGTTGCCGAAAATGGGTATGCAGAAGAAAAGTCAATGGAGCTACAGAATATAGATTTTCATAATAGAGAGCTGGGTCAAGAGTTTGTAGATTCAGATTTGAATAAGTCAATTGTATATCCAAACCCAATGATTGAAAGTACTAGTTTATACTTTTATGAAGAAAACGCAGATACCTATGAATTAGATATTTACTCTTTGAGCGGTAAATTACTGGGTAATCACCATATGGAGGGTGAAAGTATAGTAGGACAGAATGAAATAACTATAGAAAGAAAAGACCTATCCCCAGGGTTATACCTATACAAACTACAAAACTCTAATGAGAAAACTTGGAGCGGTAGATTGTTGGTTAGATAA
- a CDS encoding 3-hydroxyacyl-CoA dehydrogenase/enoyl-CoA hydratase family protein: MNKHIKKVAVIGSGIMGSGIACHFANIGVEVLLLDIVPRELNDKEKAKGLTLQDKVVRNRMVNDSLTAALKSKPSPIYHQKFANRITTGNMEDDISKISKVDWIIEVVVERLDIKKQVFENIEKYRTPGTLITSNTSGIPIKFMSEGRSDDFQKHFCGTHFFNPARYLKLFEIIPGPKTDDDVLSFLNGYGEKFLGKTSVVAKDTPAFIGNRIGIFNIQSLFHMVKDMDMTVEEVDKLTGPVIGRPKSATFRTVDVVGLDTLVHVANGIYDNCKDDERHDLFKLPGFINTMMENKWLGSKTGQGFYKKSKDAKGKTEILTLDLGTMDYRSKKSAKFATLELTKTVDKVVDRFAVLCGGKDKAGEFYRKSFGQLFAYVSHRIPEITDELYKIDDAMKAGFGWEHGPFQIWDAVGLDKGLEFIKAEGLEAAAWVQEMKSAGKDSFYSVKEGSTYFYDIPKKSMEKIPGQDSFIILDNIRKSKEVFKNAGVVVEDIGDGILNVEFQSKMNTIGGDVLTGLNKAIEMAEKDFRGLVVGNQAPNFSVGANIGMIFMMAVEQEYDELNMAIKFFQDSMMRMRYSSIPTISAPHGMALGGGCEISLHADKVVAAAETYMGLVEFGVGVLPGGGGSKEMALRAQDTFKKGDVELNVLQEYFLTIGMAKVSTSAYEAFDLGLLQKGKDVVVVNKDRQIATAKAHAILMAESGYTQPAARNDIKVLGKQALGMFVVGTDAMEASHYISEHDKKIANKLAYVMAGGDLSEPTLVSEQYLLDIEREAFLSLCTERKTLERIQHMLKTGKPLRN, from the coding sequence ATGAACAAGCACATTAAAAAAGTAGCGGTCATTGGCTCAGGAATAATGGGTAGTGGTATAGCCTGCCATTTTGCAAATATTGGCGTAGAGGTTTTATTGTTAGATATTGTTCCTAGAGAATTAAATGACAAAGAGAAAGCGAAAGGCTTAACCTTACAAGACAAGGTAGTTCGCAATAGAATGGTAAATGATTCTTTAACGGCAGCGTTGAAATCAAAACCATCACCTATTTATCATCAAAAATTTGCAAACCGTATTACTACGGGCAATATGGAAGATGATATTTCAAAAATATCTAAAGTTGATTGGATTATTGAGGTTGTTGTTGAAAGATTAGATATTAAAAAACAAGTATTTGAAAATATTGAAAAGTACCGTACTCCGGGTACTTTAATTACTTCTAACACTTCTGGTATTCCTATCAAATTTATGTCTGAAGGTAGAAGTGATGACTTTCAAAAGCATTTTTGTGGTACCCACTTTTTTAATCCTGCACGTTACTTAAAACTTTTTGAGATTATTCCTGGTCCAAAAACAGATGATGATGTATTAAGCTTTTTAAATGGATACGGAGAAAAGTTTTTAGGTAAGACTTCTGTAGTTGCCAAAGATACTCCGGCATTTATAGGTAATAGAATTGGAATCTTTAATATTCAAAGCCTTTTCCATATGGTAAAAGATATGGATATGACCGTTGAAGAAGTAGACAAACTTACTGGTCCTGTGATCGGTAGACCAAAATCTGCTACATTTAGAACTGTTGACGTTGTTGGTTTAGATACTTTGGTACATGTTGCCAATGGTATTTATGATAACTGTAAAGATGATGAGCGTCACGATTTATTTAAACTACCAGGTTTCATCAATACCATGATGGAGAACAAATGGTTAGGTAGTAAAACAGGACAAGGTTTCTATAAGAAATCGAAAGACGCAAAAGGTAAAACTGAAATATTAACGCTTGATTTAGGTACGATGGATTATCGTTCTAAAAAGAGTGCAAAATTTGCCACGTTAGAATTAACAAAAACAGTTGATAAAGTTGTTGATCGCTTTGCTGTACTTTGTGGCGGAAAAGATAAAGCAGGTGAATTCTACCGTAAGAGTTTTGGACAGTTGTTCGCTTACGTTTCTCATAGAATACCTGAAATTACAGATGAGCTTTATAAAATTGACGATGCCATGAAAGCTGGTTTTGGCTGGGAACATGGTCCATTTCAAATTTGGGATGCCGTTGGTTTAGATAAAGGTCTTGAGTTTATTAAAGCTGAAGGTTTAGAAGCTGCTGCTTGGGTTCAAGAGATGAAATCTGCCGGTAAAGATTCTTTTTACTCGGTAAAAGAAGGAAGTACTTATTTTTATGATATTCCTAAAAAATCCATGGAAAAAATTCCTGGACAAGATTCATTTATCATATTAGATAATATTAGAAAGTCAAAAGAAGTATTTAAAAATGCTGGCGTTGTTGTAGAAGATATAGGTGATGGAATTTTGAATGTAGAATTCCAATCGAAAATGAATACCATTGGTGGGGATGTTCTAACTGGCTTGAATAAAGCAATAGAAATGGCCGAGAAAGACTTTAGAGGTTTGGTTGTTGGTAACCAAGCTCCAAATTTCTCTGTAGGTGCAAATATTGGCATGATTTTTATGATGGCTGTCGAGCAAGAATATGATGAGCTTAACATGGCTATAAAATTCTTTCAAGATTCTATGATGCGTATGCGTTATTCTTCTATTCCAACAATATCTGCCCCACATGGTATGGCGTTAGGTGGTGGTTGTGAAATTTCATTACATGCAGATAAAGTTGTTGCTGCAGCTGAAACTTATATGGGACTTGTAGAATTTGGAGTTGGTGTTCTTCCTGGTGGAGGTGGCTCTAAAGAAATGGCATTACGTGCACAAGATACCTTTAAGAAAGGTGATGTTGAATTAAACGTATTGCAAGAATATTTCTTAACCATAGGTATGGCAAAAGTTTCTACTTCAGCCTACGAAGCTTTTGATTTAGGATTGCTTCAAAAAGGAAAGGATGTTGTAGTTGTTAATAAAGATCGTCAAATAGCAACAGCAAAAGCGCATGCTATTTTAATGGCAGAATCTGGATACACGCAACCAGCAGCTCGCAATGATATTAAGGTATTAGGTAAACAAGCGTTGGGTATGTTTGTAGTAGGTACAGATGCTATGGAAGCTAGCCACTATATTAGCGAACATGATAAGAAGATTGCAAACAAACTAGCTTATGTAATGGCAGGTGGTGATCTATCAGAACCTACACTAGTCTCTGAGCAATATCTATTAGATATAGAACGTGAAGCATTCTTATCATTATGTACTGAGAGAAAAACTCTAGAACGTATTCAGCATATGTTGAAAACGGGTAAGCCATTACGTAACTAA
- a CDS encoding acyl-CoA dehydrogenase family protein, with amino-acid sequence MSTDTVKKDILRGGQFLVKETNCEDVFTLEDLNEEQRMMRESTKEFVDRELWAHWERFENKDYAFTEETMRKAGELGLLSVAVPESYGGMGMGFVSTMLVCDYISGATGSFSTAFGAHTGIGTMPITLYGSEEQKQKYVPRLASGEWFGAYCLTEPGAGSDANSGKTKAVLSADGKSYSITGQKMWISNAGFCNMFIVFARIEDDKNITGFIVENDPSNGITLGDEEKKLGIHSSSTRQVFFNETKVSTENMLSTRGNGFKIAMNALNVGRIKLAAACLDAQRRVIGEATKYANERIQFKTPIMNFGAIKSKIAEMATSVYVDESASYRAAKNIEDRIAMREAEGNTHQEAELKGVEEYAIECSILKVAVSEDCQKTTDEGIQIFGGMGFSADTPMESAWRDSRIARIYEGTNEINRMLAVGMLVKKAMKGHVDLLGPATAVGEELMGIPSFDVPDFSELFAEEKDILKRLKKVFLMVAGSAVQKYGAELENHQQLMLAASDILIEVYMAESALLRTEKNAKRFGEEAQATQIAMSRLYLFSATETIINKGKEAIVSFAEGDEQRMMLMGLKRFTKYTNYPNVVALRTQIADKVAADNGYTFD; translated from the coding sequence ATGAGTACAGATACAGTAAAAAAAGATATTCTTAGAGGAGGACAGTTCCTTGTCAAAGAAACCAATTGTGAAGATGTTTTCACATTAGAAGATTTGAATGAAGAGCAACGCATGATGCGTGAAAGCACCAAAGAATTTGTTGACAGAGAACTTTGGGCACATTGGGAGCGTTTTGAAAATAAAGATTACGCCTTTACCGAAGAAACTATGCGTAAAGCTGGTGAACTAGGATTATTGAGTGTAGCTGTACCAGAATCATATGGTGGTATGGGTATGGGATTCGTTTCTACCATGTTAGTATGTGATTACATTTCCGGTGCTACTGGATCTTTCAGTACGGCTTTTGGAGCACATACAGGAATTGGAACTATGCCAATTACACTTTATGGATCTGAGGAGCAAAAACAAAAATATGTACCAAGATTAGCTTCTGGAGAATGGTTTGGCGCTTATTGCCTTACTGAACCAGGTGCTGGTTCTGATGCTAACTCAGGAAAAACTAAAGCTGTTCTTTCTGCAGATGGTAAATCATACAGTATTACAGGCCAAAAAATGTGGATTTCAAATGCAGGCTTCTGTAATATGTTTATCGTATTTGCTCGTATTGAAGATGACAAGAACATTACTGGTTTCATTGTAGAAAATGACCCAAGTAACGGTATCACTTTAGGTGATGAAGAAAAGAAATTAGGTATTCACTCCTCTTCTACTCGTCAGGTTTTCTTTAATGAAACTAAAGTTTCGACTGAAAACATGTTATCTACTAGAGGTAACGGATTCAAAATTGCAATGAACGCATTAAATGTTGGTCGTATTAAATTAGCGGCTGCTTGTTTAGATGCACAAAGAAGAGTTATCGGTGAAGCTACTAAATATGCTAACGAGCGTATTCAGTTTAAAACTCCAATTATGAACTTTGGCGCTATTAAGTCTAAAATTGCCGAAATGGCAACTAGCGTTTATGTTGATGAATCTGCAAGTTACCGTGCTGCAAAAAATATAGAAGATCGTATTGCTATGCGTGAAGCTGAAGGTAATACGCACCAAGAGGCTGAACTTAAAGGAGTTGAAGAATATGCTATAGAATGTTCTATTCTTAAAGTAGCTGTTTCTGAAGATTGTCAAAAAACTACAGATGAAGGTATTCAGATTTTTGGAGGTATGGGCTTTAGTGCTGATACACCAATGGAATCTGCATGGAGAGATTCAAGAATTGCCCGTATCTATGAAGGTACAAACGAAATCAACAGAATGTTGGCTGTAGGTATGCTTGTGAAAAAAGCTATGAAAGGTCATGTTGATCTTTTAGGTCCTGCTACTGCTGTTGGTGAAGAATTAATGGGAATTCCTTCTTTTGATGTACCAGATTTTTCTGAACTATTTGCTGAAGAAAAAGATATCTTAAAAAGACTTAAAAAGGTTTTCTTAATGGTTGCTGGATCTGCGGTACAGAAATACGGAGCAGAGTTAGAGAATCACCAACAATTAATGTTGGCTGCTTCTGATATTCTTATTGAAGTTTATATGGCAGAATCTGCTTTATTACGTACTGAGAAAAATGCAAAACGATTTGGTGAAGAAGCACAAGCTACTCAAATTGCCATGTCTAGATTATACTTGTTCAGCGCTACTGAAACTATCATCAATAAAGGTAAAGAAGCTATCGTTTCTTTTGCTGAAGGTGATGAGCAAAGAATGATGTTAATGGGACTTAAACGTTTTACTAAATATACAAACTACCCTAATGTAGTTGCCTTACGCACACAAATTGCCGATAAGGTTGCTGCAGATAACGGTTACACGTTTGACTAA
- a CDS encoding AMP-dependent synthetase/ligase, producing the protein MQKVTRLFDFPYYQLEKHALKEALVSKKNGEWIKTSTQEYIDKANTISRGLLRLGVKPNDKIAVISLTNRTEWNIMDIGILQLGAQNVPIYPTISEEDYAYVLNHSEAKFCFVSCNEVYEKVLSIKDQVKSLENVYSFEEVSNCDSWEKVLELGTDTSNQEEVEKLMNAVTPNDLATLIYTSGTTGRPKGVMLSHNNLVTNAIESSKRFPIEDGKTKALSFLPLCHVYERMLIYLYQFRGVSIYYAESLDKISDNLKETSPHVMTAVPRLLEKVYDKIYAKGTELTGIKKKLFFWAVDLGLRYEPYGQNGWWYETQLSIARKLIFSKWKEGLGGNLGLIASGSAALQPRLSRIFNAAEFGLMEGYGLSETSPVISVNDMREGGFRIGSVGKPIDRTEVKIAADGEICIKGPQVMLGYYKDEEKTKEVIVDGYFLTGDIGELDSDGFLKITDRKKEMFKTSGGKYVAPQLLENRFKQSQFIEQIMVVGESEKMPAALIQPNFEYIKEWAKRKNIPVGDNSDIVTNEKVIARINEEVSLANESFAKWEKIKQFRLTPDVWSMEDGHLTPTMKMKRKIIKQKYIALYNDIYEH; encoded by the coding sequence ATGCAAAAAGTAACCCGTCTTTTTGACTTTCCATATTATCAGCTAGAAAAGCATGCCTTAAAAGAGGCATTGGTGTCAAAAAAAAATGGAGAGTGGATTAAAACTTCCACTCAAGAATATATAGACAAAGCAAATACCATTAGCCGTGGGCTTTTACGCCTAGGGGTAAAACCTAATGATAAGATTGCCGTAATATCACTCACCAACAGAACTGAGTGGAATATTATGGACATCGGTATTCTTCAACTTGGTGCTCAGAATGTACCAATTTACCCTACTATATCAGAAGAAGATTACGCCTATGTGCTTAATCATTCTGAAGCAAAATTCTGTTTTGTTTCTTGTAATGAAGTATATGAAAAAGTACTTTCAATTAAAGATCAGGTCAAAAGTTTAGAAAATGTCTATTCTTTTGAAGAAGTTTCTAATTGCGATAGCTGGGAAAAGGTTTTAGAATTAGGGACAGATACTTCAAATCAAGAAGAGGTTGAAAAATTAATGAATGCTGTTACACCAAACGATTTGGCAACATTAATTTATACTTCAGGTACAACGGGTAGACCTAAAGGTGTTATGTTATCCCATAATAATCTTGTGACTAATGCCATTGAAAGCTCTAAGCGATTTCCTATTGAAGATGGAAAAACAAAAGCATTAAGCTTCCTGCCCCTATGCCATGTATATGAGCGAATGTTAATTTACTTATATCAATTTAGAGGCGTTTCTATTTACTATGCGGAATCTTTAGATAAAATCAGTGATAACCTAAAGGAAACTAGTCCGCATGTTATGACAGCGGTACCTCGGCTTTTAGAAAAGGTGTATGATAAAATCTATGCCAAAGGAACAGAGCTTACCGGTATTAAAAAGAAACTTTTCTTTTGGGCTGTAGACTTGGGTCTTAGATATGAACCATACGGACAAAACGGATGGTGGTACGAAACACAACTTTCTATTGCCAGAAAGTTAATCTTTAGCAAGTGGAAAGAAGGCTTAGGCGGAAACCTAGGTTTGATTGCTTCTGGTAGCGCAGCTTTGCAACCGAGATTATCTCGTATTTTCAATGCAGCGGAATTCGGACTCATGGAAGGGTACGGATTATCTGAAACTTCACCCGTAATTTCGGTTAATGATATGCGCGAAGGCGGATTTAGAATTGGTAGTGTTGGCAAACCTATTGACCGTACTGAAGTAAAGATTGCTGCAGATGGTGAAATATGCATTAAGGGACCACAAGTAATGTTGGGTTATTACAAGGATGAAGAAAAAACAAAAGAGGTCATCGTTGACGGATATTTCTTAACTGGAGATATTGGTGAATTAGATAGTGACGGATTCTTAAAAATTACCGATCGTAAAAAGGAAATGTTTAAAACATCTGGCGGCAAATATGTTGCTCCTCAACTTTTAGAAAACCGATTTAAACAATCGCAATTTATAGAGCAAATTATGGTAGTCGGTGAAAGTGAAAAAATGCCTGCTGCATTAATACAGCCAAATTTTGAGTATATTAAAGAATGGGCTAAAAGAAAGAATATCCCTGTTGGCGATAATTCCGATATCGTAACTAACGAAAAAGTTATTGCCAGAATTAATGAAGAAGTAAGTCTAGCAAATGAAAGTTTTGCCAAATGGGAGAAAATTAAACAATTTAGACTGACCCCTGATGTTTGGAGTATGGAAGACGGACACCTGACACCTACTATGAAAATGAAAAGAAAGATAATTAAGCAAAAATATATTGCTCTTTATAATGATATTTATGAGCATTAA
- a CDS encoding MarR family winged helix-turn-helix transcriptional regulator produces MKEATIDYALRATWQAVARMYNEEAKNFDSTMAVGFTLLSIDPKTGTPSTSLGPKMGMEATSLSRILKSMEQKGLILRKPNPKDGRGVLIYLTDFGLEKRNDSKSTVLRFNEAVKNEVTDEKLDSFFEVTDAINKLIADKKLF; encoded by the coding sequence ATGAAAGAAGCAACGATAGATTATGCGTTGAGAGCTACATGGCAAGCAGTAGCTAGAATGTATAATGAAGAAGCAAAGAATTTTGATTCTACTATGGCTGTTGGTTTTACATTATTAAGTATCGATCCTAAAACAGGCACACCTTCTACTTCATTAGGTCCAAAGATGGGAATGGAAGCCACTAGCCTTTCTAGAATCTTAAAAAGTATGGAACAAAAAGGTCTTATTTTAAGAAAACCTAATCCCAAAGATGGTAGAGGCGTTCTTATTTATTTAACAGACTTTGGACTAGAGAAAAGGAACGATTCTAAAAGTACAGTTCTTAGATTTAATGAGGCAGTAAAAAATGAAGTAACAGATGAAAAACTAGATAGTTTTTTTGAAGTGACAGATGCCATCAATAAACTTATTGCAGACAAAAAATTATTTTAA
- a CDS encoding acetyl-CoA C-acyltransferase → MKTAYIVKGYRTAVGKAPKGVFRFKRTDELAAETIEYMMKELPQFDKKRIDDVIVGNAMPEGSQGLNMARLISLMGLDIVDVPGVTVNRFCASGLETIGVAAAKIQAGMADCIIAGGAESMSSVPMTGNKPELNYDLANSGHEDYYWGMGNTAEAVANEYNVSREDQDMFAYNSHMKALKAQSEDRFQSQIAPIEVEETYLDANGKKAHRKYTVTKDEGPRKGTSVEVLNKLRPVFAAGGSVTAGNSSQMSDGAAFVLIMSEEMVKELNLEPIARLVNYAAAGVPPRIMGIGPIAAIPKALKQAGLKLNDIDLIELNEAFASQSLAVMRELKINQDIVNVNGGAIALGHPLGCTGAKLSVQLFDEMRKRDMQGKYGMVTMCVGTGQGAAGIFEFLN, encoded by the coding sequence ATGAAAACTGCATATATAGTAAAAGGATATAGAACTGCTGTTGGAAAAGCTCCGAAGGGTGTTTTCCGTTTTAAGCGAACAGATGAATTGGCTGCCGAAACCATCGAGTATATGATGAAGGAATTGCCACAATTCGACAAAAAACGTATTGATGATGTTATCGTAGGTAATGCGATGCCAGAGGGGTCTCAAGGTTTGAACATGGCAAGGCTAATTTCATTAATGGGATTAGATATTGTTGATGTACCGGGGGTAACCGTAAATAGATTCTGTGCTTCAGGCTTAGAAACCATTGGTGTTGCCGCAGCTAAAATTCAAGCTGGCATGGCCGATTGTATTATTGCTGGTGGTGCAGAAAGTATGAGCTCTGTTCCAATGACAGGTAATAAACCAGAATTGAACTATGATTTAGCAAATTCTGGTCATGAAGATTACTATTGGGGAATGGGAAATACTGCTGAAGCTGTAGCAAATGAGTATAATGTATCGCGAGAAGATCAAGATATGTTTGCTTACAATTCTCATATGAAAGCTTTAAAAGCACAATCCGAAGACCGTTTTCAAAGTCAGATAGCACCTATTGAAGTAGAAGAAACATATTTGGATGCTAACGGAAAAAAAGCACACCGTAAGTATACAGTTACTAAAGATGAAGGACCTAGAAAAGGTACTTCTGTAGAAGTATTAAACAAACTTCGCCCAGTATTTGCTGCTGGCGGAAGTGTAACTGCCGGTAACTCATCGCAAATGAGTGATGGTGCTGCATTTGTTTTAATAATGAGTGAAGAAATGGTAAAAGAATTAAATCTTGAACCTATTGCACGATTGGTAAATTATGCCGCTGCTGGTGTACCACCTAGAATAATGGGTATTGGTCCTATTGCTGCTATTCCTAAGGCATTAAAGCAAGCAGGCTTAAAGCTTAACGACATAGATTTAATAGAATTGAATGAAGCATTCGCTTCACAATCCTTAGCAGTAATGCGTGAATTGAAAATAAATCAAGACATCGTAAACGTAAATGGTGGTGCAATTGCACTTGGTCACCCATTAGGATGTACAGGGGCAAAATTATCTGTACAGTTATTTGATGAAATGCGTAAAAGAGATATGCAAGGAAAATACGGTATGGTTACTATGTGCGTAGGTACAGGTCAAGGAGCTGCCGGAATATTTGAATTTTTAAATTAA